In Endozoicomonas sp. GU-1, one DNA window encodes the following:
- a CDS encoding PEP/pyruvate-binding domain-containing protein, protein MIPSTSVQLSWLENIQYNYKTAGLGKALFAVFCFSGKSRTISVAAARIYINTYPDSGLTTALFKKIASRTVTYEPPGNLQVQTATPGPAAPDDTKTPATTQETTRFSSPEPVAPVPKEDRFLLSHRIQPPNIVPVKSQPEPLVTNSHNPGNEVAFVQPAVQNSPESSSAGTESQHNVSAQPDTNTTDNASAARAESVVGRQSQPEPGYRARYGGKGMFLKHMKEHGIPVPDFRCLEIAQTQALENLPVSVATVARAIPGIQSLCSGSTTSLHELKTRVNATADQQLREQQLAALSAFIAGETFYQLVKNHPTARTMQQLFEELCQDQPDQKIIVRSSGAREDGYGDAQAGKYESLVHGEDDIVRTCLKVLASGYRPEVCASTMPAPMALVMQHCVDCRFGGVAMSYTDLKDNRVQIEFVPGQPKGAVAGQFGITPHRYTISRGLNITPVYTAGNVNSTFVLDPQGNNTAAERLAPIAGGQSQTLPESSVRQLYHYIEQLENLLGCPVDVEFAINHQGEVVILQVRPMTRLCGGRQFSAARPAEFICSGRLVSEGLCQGPLIRLQPGESSRHIPQGAIIMAPHCELWMLAPEVLAKAGGFVFQQGGSGDHVAITLLQAGKPCVITGTDEAAGEGLEGQQVTLVCGQFDQQPGAFLLAGSQYEQFAESMLPAVSGDFSTAIAYTDQWQPAEHSSMRVDEQFRELNRLNGLLLHYFSRDRLLNQCLSPDNNLLLSMSPQRAEVLLKLEEEIAHLLADTDALLLGYEQYLLTGAKGEETTKKITTALANLEVLKGRVNQIQQRVATQLVAVTAGLTTAQELLPDPVCFRQWRMDCVALRDSLLQLSLPRQADEVDSIHDIVFLIHQWFVDMLGVIAVASGQGETIKKSKKLTMVNFPSPNNVDIFTDECAAALEGFGSDNTVLNMDGVCIINTQINYHKGVIEVMADGPGGKGRTLKVRMVDDFNSRWVTSSNPQARDGKCKRFFNLALLMNAVASSHPGQSCNIAINESIGEIVCEINRVPSINRLRDQLLMAINLLNNSNNEDIRFYRPTPGMPSFDNFAEIKFHIDSLDKVDSQWILKCSLFSIGLSCEGKDIPDLLCTLLGEGPQSKLIRFAATRVPESSHELPELSDDDFTHNQECIKLLLILRPQVMIPLVKAKTDWLSDKQLMLPLVKLNGLLLEYLPSELKQDKEVVLNAATHTPEALQHADEKFWDDPEVLRAAANASQELFFNMVQAMSGKKTVRNAMLQVLDLNMRYLSFLEWRPYGDDPTIMLGLVKCGESYYMSLALSDTLKDDTAFFKMAMNIDPKVIKYASERIRKEHGMV, encoded by the coding sequence ATGATCCCGTCTACCTCCGTCCAGCTGAGCTGGCTGGAAAATATTCAGTACAACTACAAAACTGCTGGATTGGGTAAAGCCCTGTTCGCTGTCTTCTGCTTTTCCGGCAAATCCAGAACCATCTCAGTCGCCGCAGCCCGGATTTACATCAACACTTATCCTGATTCCGGGCTGACAACGGCTCTTTTCAAAAAAATTGCCAGCAGGACGGTGACATACGAACCACCAGGCAACTTGCAGGTTCAGACTGCAACACCCGGGCCTGCAGCCCCGGATGACACCAAGACACCGGCCACTACTCAGGAAACAACCCGGTTTTCATCCCCTGAACCGGTTGCCCCTGTACCCAAAGAAGACCGGTTTTTACTCAGCCATCGAATTCAACCACCGAATATTGTTCCAGTAAAATCACAGCCAGAGCCTTTGGTAACCAATTCCCATAACCCAGGAAATGAGGTTGCATTTGTGCAGCCCGCGGTTCAGAACAGTCCTGAAAGCAGCTCGGCAGGTACTGAGAGCCAACACAATGTTTCTGCACAGCCTGATACCAACACTACCGATAATGCTTCTGCCGCTCGGGCGGAAAGTGTCGTGGGCAGGCAAAGCCAACCTGAGCCTGGTTACCGGGCGAGGTACGGTGGCAAAGGCATGTTCCTGAAACACATGAAGGAACACGGTATTCCGGTACCTGACTTCCGTTGTCTGGAGATTGCACAGACACAGGCTTTGGAAAACCTGCCTGTCAGCGTTGCCACTGTGGCCCGGGCAATACCGGGTATTCAGTCACTCTGTTCCGGCAGTACCACCAGCTTGCATGAGCTGAAAACGCGGGTTAATGCCACCGCTGATCAACAACTCCGCGAGCAACAACTGGCGGCATTATCGGCGTTTATCGCCGGGGAAACCTTTTATCAGCTGGTTAAGAACCATCCGACGGCCAGAACCATGCAGCAACTGTTTGAAGAGCTGTGCCAGGATCAGCCGGACCAGAAAATCATCGTACGCAGCTCCGGTGCCAGAGAAGATGGCTACGGTGACGCCCAGGCCGGCAAGTACGAATCACTGGTGCACGGAGAGGATGATATTGTTCGCACCTGCCTGAAGGTGCTGGCTTCCGGTTATCGCCCGGAGGTTTGCGCCTCGACCATGCCCGCCCCGATGGCCCTGGTCATGCAACACTGTGTGGACTGCCGGTTTGGCGGTGTGGCAATGAGCTATACCGACCTTAAAGATAACAGAGTACAAATTGAGTTTGTGCCCGGACAACCCAAAGGGGCGGTTGCCGGTCAATTTGGTATTACCCCGCACCGATACACCATATCCCGTGGCCTTAACATCACCCCTGTTTACACGGCAGGCAATGTTAACAGTACGTTTGTACTGGACCCGCAGGGCAACAACACCGCTGCAGAAAGACTGGCACCCATTGCTGGCGGGCAGTCGCAAACACTGCCAGAGTCTTCAGTTAGGCAGCTTTATCACTATATTGAACAGCTGGAAAACCTGCTCGGTTGTCCGGTGGACGTTGAGTTTGCCATTAACCACCAGGGCGAAGTGGTCATCCTTCAGGTTCGCCCAATGACACGCCTTTGCGGGGGCAGGCAATTTTCCGCTGCCAGGCCTGCGGAGTTTATCTGTTCTGGCAGGCTGGTGAGTGAAGGGCTGTGCCAGGGGCCGTTGATCCGGTTACAGCCCGGTGAGTCCAGCCGTCACATCCCCCAGGGAGCCATTATTATGGCACCACACTGTGAACTGTGGATGCTGGCACCGGAGGTTCTGGCTAAGGCAGGCGGCTTTGTTTTCCAGCAGGGAGGCAGTGGCGACCATGTGGCCATTACCCTGCTCCAGGCCGGTAAACCCTGTGTTATTACCGGTACTGACGAGGCAGCGGGTGAAGGTCTTGAGGGACAGCAAGTGACCCTGGTTTGTGGCCAGTTTGACCAACAGCCCGGTGCTTTTTTACTGGCCGGCAGCCAGTATGAACAGTTTGCCGAGAGTATGTTGCCGGCAGTCAGCGGTGACTTCAGTACCGCTATCGCCTACACCGACCAATGGCAGCCAGCAGAACACAGTTCAATGAGGGTTGATGAGCAGTTCCGGGAGTTGAACCGGTTAAATGGCCTGTTACTCCACTATTTCAGCCGTGATCGTCTGTTGAACCAGTGTCTGTCACCGGATAATAATCTGCTGTTAAGCATGTCGCCCCAGCGGGCAGAGGTATTGCTGAAGCTGGAAGAAGAGATTGCCCATTTACTGGCAGATACTGACGCGTTGTTGCTCGGTTATGAACAATACTTGCTCACCGGCGCAAAAGGGGAAGAAACCACCAAAAAAATTACTACTGCCCTGGCCAACCTGGAGGTATTGAAAGGTCGGGTTAACCAAATACAGCAACGTGTGGCAACACAACTGGTAGCAGTAACCGCTGGGCTGACTACCGCGCAGGAACTGCTGCCTGACCCGGTCTGTTTCCGTCAGTGGCGAATGGATTGCGTGGCATTACGGGATTCGTTGCTGCAGCTGAGTTTGCCAAGGCAAGCGGATGAAGTGGATTCCATTCACGATATCGTCTTCCTGATTCACCAATGGTTTGTGGATATGCTTGGTGTTATTGCCGTAGCTTCCGGGCAGGGAGAAACAATTAAAAAATCCAAAAAGTTGACCATGGTTAATTTCCCGTCACCGAACAACGTTGACATATTCACAGATGAATGTGCAGCAGCTCTTGAGGGATTTGGCTCGGACAATACTGTGTTGAATATGGACGGTGTGTGCATTATCAATACCCAAATTAATTATCATAAAGGGGTCATTGAGGTAATGGCGGATGGACCCGGTGGCAAAGGTAGAACCCTGAAGGTCAGGATGGTTGATGACTTCAACTCCAGGTGGGTAACATCCTCGAACCCCCAAGCGCGGGATGGGAAATGCAAGCGTTTTTTTAATCTGGCGTTACTGATGAATGCAGTGGCAAGCTCCCATCCCGGGCAAAGCTGCAATATTGCAATTAATGAATCAATTGGAGAAATCGTCTGTGAAATTAACAGGGTGCCCTCTATAAACCGGCTGCGGGATCAATTGCTCATGGCAATAAACCTGTTAAATAACAGTAATAATGAAGATATACGTTTTTACAGACCAACGCCTGGCATGCCATCTTTTGATAACTTTGCCGAGATTAAGTTTCATATTGATAGTCTGGATAAAGTCGATAGTCAGTGGATTTTAAAGTGCAGCCTTTTTAGTATCGGGCTTTCATGCGAGGGTAAGGATATACCTGATCTACTGTGCACGCTTTTGGGTGAGGGGCCACAAAGCAAACTCATCAGGTTTGCTGCCACCCGCGTGCCTGAGTCTAGCCATGAGTTGCCTGAACTTTCTGATGATGATTTCACCCATAATCAGGAATGCATCAAGCTTCTGCTTATTTTGCGTCCGCAAGTGATGATTCCCCTGGTCAAAGCAAAAACGGACTGGCTGAGTGATAAGCAACTGATGTTACCACTGGTCAAATTAAATGGACTGTTGCTTGAATATTTGCCCAGTGAACTAAAGCAGGACAAAGAGGTTGTTTTGAATGCTGCTACCCACACCCCGGAGGCATTACAGCATGCCGATGAGAAGTTCTGGGATGATCCTGAAGTGCTCAGGGCCGCGGCTAACGCCAGCCAAGAACTATTTTTCAACATGGTTCAGGCCATGAGTGGCAAAAAAACAGTCAGAAATGCCATGTTACAAGTATTGGATTTAAACATGCGTTACCTTTCGTTTTTAGAATGGCGGCCTTACGGTGATGATCCGACAATAATGCTTGGGTTGGTAAAATGTGGTGAATCTTATTACATGTCTCTAGCTCTCTCTGACACCCTGAAAGATGACACAGCTTTTTTTAAAATGGCGATGAATATTGATCCGAAAGTTATCAAATATGCTTCTGAGCGGATACGTAAGGAGCATGGGATGGTGTAG
- a CDS encoding dihydroorotate dehydrogenase-like protein, with protein MMDLTTNYMGLSLKNPLIAAASPLTSTLKSIQRLEKAGIAAVVLPSLFEEQIRREQEEEERIALSRDDLFPEATSFLPAGLTLERGSQAYLDTIHKVKAAVGIPVIASLNGCSEGGWMDYARQIEQAGADGIELHIYYNPPSLEITGRQVEDVYLDVVSSVKNSVTIPVALKIDPFFSAFGNMARQFDEMGVDALVMFNRMLQPDFNLNNMQVETNWPISKAGEIGIPLRWISVLHGRVNASLAATSGAYDHEDIIKYLLGGADTVMLASALIRNGADYVSVLLKGLEVWLKQRDFVGLNDMRGLMSQRSVANPEAFERANYIRTVDGVRKH; from the coding sequence ATGATGGATTTGACCACCAACTATATGGGGTTAAGCCTTAAAAATCCGTTAATAGCGGCAGCTAGTCCATTGACGTCTACATTGAAAAGTATCCAGCGTCTGGAAAAGGCCGGTATTGCAGCTGTGGTTCTGCCTTCCCTGTTTGAAGAACAGATTCGCCGGGAGCAAGAAGAGGAAGAACGGATTGCCCTGTCCAGAGATGACCTGTTTCCGGAAGCCACCTCTTTTCTGCCTGCCGGCCTGACCCTGGAACGTGGTTCGCAGGCATATCTGGACACCATTCATAAAGTTAAGGCCGCAGTGGGTATCCCGGTGATTGCCAGCCTGAATGGTTGTTCGGAGGGTGGCTGGATGGATTATGCCCGACAGATCGAGCAGGCTGGAGCGGATGGTATCGAGCTGCATATTTATTACAACCCACCTTCGTTGGAAATCACCGGACGTCAGGTTGAGGACGTCTATCTGGACGTCGTAAGCAGTGTAAAAAACAGTGTCACCATTCCGGTTGCCCTGAAAATTGATCCATTCTTCAGTGCCTTCGGCAATATGGCCAGACAGTTTGATGAGATGGGTGTTGATGCACTGGTGATGTTCAACCGAATGCTGCAGCCGGACTTTAATCTCAACAATATGCAGGTTGAAACCAACTGGCCAATCAGCAAAGCCGGTGAGATCGGCATTCCACTGCGCTGGATCAGTGTGCTGCACGGCAGGGTCAATGCCTCTCTGGCGGCCACATCCGGAGCCTACGACCATGAAGACATTATCAAATATCTGCTCGGTGGGGCGGATACAGTGATGCTGGCTTCTGCACTGATCCGCAATGGGGCGGACTATGTGTCTGTGCTGTTAAAAGGCCTGGAGGTGTGGCTGAAACAGCGGGATTTTGTCGGGCTGAATGACATGCGCGGGCTGATGAGCCAGCGCTCTGTGGCCAACCCGGAAGCCTTTGAACGGGCCAACTACATTCGTACTGTGGATGGAGTGAGGAAGCACTGA
- the nifJ gene encoding pyruvate:ferredoxin (flavodoxin) oxidoreductase: protein MSQPKEQPVQVTIDGNEAAAYVAYRTNEVCAIYPITPSSNMAELAEQWSAEGIKNIWGGRPHVAQMQSEAGAAGAVHGALQTGALTTTFTASQGLMLMLPNMYKIAGELTPTVFYIAARSLATQGLSIFGDHQDVMAARSTGFAMLAASSVQEAHDLALIAQAATLESRVPFMHFFDGFRTSHEINKIALLPDAVIRAMIDDQLVHDHRRRALNPEHPVIRGTAQNPDVYFQARESANPFYEKTPDIVAACMARFADLTGRYYQPFSWFGPQNAKRLIIVMGSGAETVKMTLAAMNRELPEDDQVAMIQVRLYRPFSAERFLHLLPESVTDIAVLDRTKEPGASGEPLYQDVITVLSEGYMSDRLKKMPRVIGGRYGLSSKEFTPAMVKAVYDELLKEKPKNHFTVGIHDDVMGTSLDYDASFIIEDRDSVRAMFFGLGADGTVGANKNSVKIIGSDPQLNAQAYFVYDSKKSGSQTISHLRFGRQPIEAPYLIQSASFVACHQFNFLEKTDVLANIEEGGVFLLNSPYGPDDVWAHLPRCVQEQLIQKKLKFHVIDGAAVAKSAGMGNRTNTIMQTCFFALSGVLPRDEAIARIKQTIDKTYRRKGTDVVERNFRAVDQTLEHLYVVKFPPGIAHADLPGETSVEKPVVSEQAPDFVKDVTSRMISGQGDLIPVSQIPVDGTWPSGTTRWEKRNIALQIPVWDEEACIQCGNCSMVCPHAAIRAKFYHQASLVNAPEEFKSAAISARGFPETRYTLQCYPEDCTGCGLCVAACPVRNPKKSGDRAINMMDKEPVLAQEKQNLSFFEQLPVNDRRQVDFSTVRGIQFLEPLFEFSGACGGCGETPYLKLLTQLFGDRLLVANATGCSSIYGGNLPTTPWSKNAEGRGPAWANSLFEDNAEFGFGFRLSSDHQAEQAMLELASFRELLGDDLVDAIIHAPQLNDTDVQNQRERLQQVQEKLAQVETPAAQSLKVVLDRLLKRVVWIVGGDGWAYDIGSGGLDHALASGRNVNVLVMDTEVYSNTGGQASKSTPMGAVAKFAVAGKRSAKKDVALQAIAYGNVYVARIAMGASPQQTLQAIREAEAWPGPSLVIAYSHCIAHGINMTHGMEQQRLAVRSGHWPLFRYNPGRTEHHENPFELDSLRPSVPLTEYIRGEVRYRALNIACPDEAEAILDEAQKVINRKWGVYEEMATHNAMDFIPEKASAVH, encoded by the coding sequence ATGTCTCAGCCGAAAGAACAGCCGGTTCAAGTCACCATTGATGGTAATGAGGCAGCTGCTTACGTTGCGTATCGGACCAATGAAGTCTGTGCCATCTATCCTATTACTCCGTCGTCCAATATGGCGGAGCTGGCAGAACAGTGGTCGGCCGAAGGCATCAAAAATATCTGGGGCGGCAGACCCCATGTAGCCCAGATGCAGAGTGAGGCCGGTGCTGCCGGTGCGGTTCACGGGGCACTGCAGACCGGCGCGCTGACCACCACCTTTACCGCCTCCCAGGGGCTGATGCTGATGCTGCCGAATATGTATAAGATTGCCGGGGAACTGACGCCGACGGTGTTCTACATTGCAGCACGCTCACTGGCGACCCAGGGGTTGTCTATCTTTGGTGACCATCAGGATGTGATGGCGGCAAGAAGTACCGGCTTTGCCATGCTGGCCGCCAGTTCGGTTCAGGAGGCCCATGACCTGGCCCTGATTGCCCAGGCGGCGACACTGGAATCCCGGGTGCCTTTTATGCACTTCTTTGATGGCTTCCGTACCTCCCACGAGATTAACAAGATCGCCCTGCTGCCTGATGCGGTGATCCGGGCGATGATTGATGATCAATTGGTACACGATCATCGTCGTCGGGCTCTGAATCCGGAACATCCGGTCATTCGCGGCACGGCACAGAACCCGGATGTTTACTTCCAGGCCCGGGAAAGTGCCAATCCCTTCTATGAAAAAACACCGGATATTGTTGCCGCCTGCATGGCGCGTTTTGCGGATCTGACCGGCCGCTATTACCAGCCTTTCAGCTGGTTTGGACCCCAGAATGCCAAACGTTTGATCATTGTTATGGGCTCTGGTGCCGAAACGGTCAAGATGACCCTGGCCGCTATGAATCGGGAACTGCCGGAAGACGACCAGGTGGCGATGATTCAGGTTCGGCTCTATCGACCATTCTCAGCGGAGCGATTCCTCCATCTTCTGCCGGAATCGGTCACCGACATTGCCGTACTGGACCGCACCAAAGAGCCCGGGGCCAGCGGTGAACCACTCTATCAGGACGTGATCACGGTACTGTCCGAAGGCTATATGAGTGACCGGCTGAAGAAAATGCCACGGGTTATTGGTGGCCGTTATGGTCTTTCCAGCAAGGAGTTCACCCCTGCCATGGTGAAGGCGGTGTATGACGAGCTGCTGAAGGAAAAGCCGAAGAATCACTTTACCGTTGGTATTCACGACGATGTGATGGGCACCAGCCTGGACTATGATGCGTCGTTTATTATCGAAGATCGTGACAGTGTCCGGGCGATGTTCTTCGGTCTTGGGGCCGATGGTACCGTCGGTGCCAATAAGAACTCCGTGAAGATTATCGGCAGTGATCCGCAGCTGAATGCCCAGGCTTACTTCGTTTACGATTCTAAAAAGTCAGGTTCACAAACCATTTCTCACCTGCGATTTGGCCGACAGCCCATTGAAGCCCCTTATCTGATTCAGTCGGCCAGTTTTGTTGCCTGTCATCAGTTTAACTTTCTGGAGAAAACCGATGTGCTTGCCAATATCGAGGAGGGCGGTGTTTTTCTGCTGAACAGCCCCTATGGACCGGATGATGTCTGGGCTCATCTGCCACGGTGTGTGCAGGAACAGTTGATTCAGAAGAAACTGAAGTTCCATGTGATCGACGGTGCTGCCGTGGCTAAATCTGCCGGTATGGGCAACCGAACCAATACCATAATGCAGACCTGCTTCTTTGCCCTGTCCGGTGTTCTGCCCAGGGATGAGGCCATTGCCCGTATCAAGCAGACGATTGACAAGACCTACCGACGCAAAGGTACAGATGTTGTTGAGCGAAACTTCCGGGCGGTGGATCAGACTCTGGAACATCTCTACGTCGTAAAATTCCCTCCAGGTATCGCGCATGCCGATTTACCCGGTGAAACGTCTGTAGAGAAGCCGGTAGTTTCTGAGCAGGCACCTGACTTTGTTAAAGATGTCACCAGCCGTATGATTAGCGGACAGGGTGACCTGATCCCGGTCAGTCAGATACCCGTGGATGGTACCTGGCCAAGCGGCACAACCCGCTGGGAAAAACGCAATATTGCCCTGCAGATTCCGGTCTGGGATGAAGAGGCCTGTATCCAATGCGGTAATTGCAGTATGGTCTGCCCTCATGCGGCTATCCGTGCGAAGTTCTACCATCAGGCCAGCCTGGTGAATGCACCGGAGGAGTTTAAGTCAGCAGCCATCAGCGCCCGTGGTTTTCCGGAAACCCGCTACACCCTGCAGTGCTACCCGGAGGATTGCACCGGTTGTGGTCTCTGCGTGGCAGCGTGCCCGGTTCGTAATCCCAAAAAGAGTGGTGATCGCGCCATCAATATGATGGACAAGGAGCCGGTACTGGCGCAGGAAAAACAGAATCTGTCGTTTTTTGAGCAGCTGCCTGTAAATGATCGCCGTCAGGTGGATTTCTCCACCGTGCGGGGTATCCAGTTCCTTGAACCTTTATTTGAGTTCTCCGGTGCCTGTGGTGGTTGCGGTGAAACGCCCTACCTGAAACTGCTGACCCAGCTGTTTGGTGATCGTCTGCTGGTGGCCAATGCCACCGGTTGCTCTTCCATTTATGGTGGTAACCTGCCAACCACACCATGGTCAAAAAATGCGGAAGGGCGTGGACCTGCCTGGGCCAACTCGCTTTTTGAAGACAATGCCGAGTTTGGCTTTGGTTTCCGTCTGTCCAGTGACCATCAGGCGGAGCAGGCGATGCTGGAGCTGGCATCTTTCCGGGAACTGCTGGGCGATGATCTTGTGGATGCCATCATCCATGCACCTCAGTTGAATGATACTGATGTACAAAATCAGCGAGAGCGACTGCAGCAGGTGCAGGAAAAACTTGCACAGGTCGAAACACCCGCAGCACAAAGCCTCAAGGTTGTGCTGGACCGTTTGTTGAAACGTGTCGTCTGGATTGTTGGCGGTGATGGCTGGGCTTACGACATTGGTTCTGGCGGCCTTGATCATGCGCTGGCCAGCGGCCGTAACGTCAATGTGCTGGTCATGGACACCGAAGTCTATTCCAATACCGGCGGCCAGGCGTCAAAATCCACGCCGATGGGTGCGGTGGCAAAATTTGCGGTGGCAGGTAAACGGTCCGCCAAGAAAGATGTTGCGCTGCAGGCCATTGCCTATGGCAATGTTTATGTGGCCCGGATTGCCATGGGGGCCAGTCCGCAGCAGACTCTTCAGGCCATTCGTGAGGCTGAAGCCTGGCCCGGGCCTTCACTGGTGATCGCCTATTCGCACTGTATTGCCCATGGCATTAACATGACCCACGGTATGGAGCAGCAGCGACTGGCCGTGCGTTCTGGCCATTGGCCTTTGTTCCGGTACAACCCTGGTCGTACAGAGCACCATGAGAACCCGTTTGAACTGGACTCGCTCAGACCCAGTGTGCCTCTGACGGAGTATATCCGTGGTGAGGTTCGCTACCGGGCCCTGAATATTGCCTGCCCGGATGAAGCGGAGGCGATTCTTGACGAGGCCCAGAAAGTGATCAACCGGAAGTGGGGCGTCTATGAGGAAATGGCAACGCACAATGCCATGGACTTTATCCCTGAGAAGGCGTCGGCTGTTCATTAA
- a CDS encoding coiled-coil domain-containing protein, with protein sequence MSLETRVEMLEKQHQSLYNTIHGLVKAMADIKHIALKNQHEIIGVKVNMSGIQTEVTSVKEDVSELAQATLSGFERTSELMTNTHKILDDISEHLDTINGRLDETNKLVDGTHERVDETYERLNETNERLGENSERLDEANERLDENNERLSSTNEWLGGINQRLEGVESQVKEVRKDILTLGQMIKHRLPEK encoded by the coding sequence ATGTCGCTAGAAACAAGAGTTGAGATGCTGGAGAAGCAACACCAGTCCCTCTACAACACAATTCATGGACTGGTAAAAGCGATGGCGGATATCAAACACATCGCATTGAAAAACCAGCATGAGATCATTGGCGTCAAAGTCAATATGTCCGGTATTCAGACAGAGGTTACCAGCGTTAAAGAGGATGTCTCCGAACTGGCCCAGGCCACGCTGTCCGGTTTTGAACGCACCAGTGAGTTAATGACGAATACCCACAAAATTCTGGATGATATCAGTGAGCATCTGGACACCATTAATGGTCGGCTGGATGAAACCAACAAACTGGTTGATGGAACCCATGAGCGTGTTGATGAAACCTATGAGCGATTAAACGAGACCAATGAGCGCCTCGGTGAAAACAGCGAACGCCTTGATGAAGCCAATGAACGGCTGGATGAAAACAATGAACGTCTCAGCAGTACCAATGAGTGGCTTGGTGGCATCAATCAGCGTCTTGAAGGTGTGGAGAGTCAGGTAAAAGAGGTTCGAAAAGATATTCTCACCCTTGGGCAGATGATCAAGCACCGTCTACCAGAGAAGTGA
- a CDS encoding NAD(P)-binding protein, whose translation MNTLDMTKPPEKSPVQGTGPVVTRKPVYQNSLPPCNHTCPAGNDIQGALALAQEGRFEQAWRTFMNNNPLPATHGRICYHPCEDGCSRVQVDDGVSIHAIERFLGDMAIEQNWPMPTPKSETGKKVLVIGAGPSGLSAAYHLRLQGHTVAIREAAPIAGGMMQFGIPAYRLPRDVLAAEIARIESMGISITLNHRVEDLLAEKQEGQFDAVYLAIGAHIGKQVDIPARDAGKVLDAVSFLRETGVGEQPVLGRRVAIYGGGNTAMDAARTVKRMGVDEAMIIYRRDRDHMPAHRFEADEAEAEGVNIHWLRTIQNIEGSEFNVEIMEIGDDGRPHPTGRFETLAVDSLILALGQDVERDMLDRVPGLEFDGWGSLTIDDQMMTGCAGIFAGGDMVPSDRTATIAVGHGKKAAHFMDSWLTGKKVNEITVKHLVDFDGLHLWYRTQADRQHEHALSVAQRNDFSEVVHGLSEAQVRFEASRCFSCGNCFECDGCFGACPEGAITKLGKGEGYQVNHELCTGCLACYRQCPCHAIEMQAVHQNVSLPAMAAQMEVR comes from the coding sequence ATGAATACCCTGGATATGACCAAGCCCCCGGAAAAATCGCCGGTACAGGGTACTGGTCCGGTGGTTACCCGCAAGCCGGTTTATCAGAATTCTTTGCCCCCGTGTAATCACACCTGCCCGGCGGGGAATGATATCCAGGGTGCTTTGGCACTGGCTCAGGAAGGGCGCTTTGAACAAGCCTGGCGCACCTTCATGAACAACAACCCGCTGCCGGCAACCCATGGTCGAATCTGTTATCACCCCTGTGAAGATGGCTGCAGTCGTGTACAAGTGGACGACGGTGTAAGTATTCATGCCATCGAGCGCTTCCTGGGGGATATGGCCATTGAGCAGAACTGGCCTATGCCGACGCCCAAAAGCGAGACCGGGAAAAAGGTTCTGGTTATCGGTGCCGGTCCTTCCGGTCTGAGTGCTGCTTATCATTTGCGCCTGCAGGGGCATACCGTTGCAATACGTGAAGCAGCACCGATTGCCGGTGGCATGATGCAGTTTGGTATTCCCGCGTACCGTTTACCACGGGACGTGCTTGCCGCCGAGATTGCCCGTATTGAATCCATGGGGATCTCAATCACCCTGAATCACCGGGTAGAAGACCTGCTGGCAGAAAAGCAAGAAGGTCAGTTTGATGCGGTTTACCTGGCCATTGGTGCACACATTGGCAAGCAGGTTGATATTCCTGCCCGTGATGCTGGCAAAGTGCTGGATGCGGTCAGCTTCCTGCGGGAAACCGGCGTGGGCGAACAGCCGGTGCTGGGTCGTCGGGTAGCAATATACGGCGGTGGTAATACGGCGATGGATGCCGCACGCACGGTAAAAAGAATGGGTGTGGATGAGGCCATGATCATCTATCGCCGCGACCGTGATCATATGCCCGCCCACCGTTTTGAAGCGGATGAAGCCGAGGCAGAAGGCGTCAATATCCACTGGTTGCGAACCATCCAGAATATTGAAGGCAGTGAATTTAACGTTGAGATTATGGAGATCGGTGATGATGGTCGTCCACATCCAACCGGCCGCTTTGAAACACTGGCGGTGGATTCCCTGATTCTGGCCCTGGGTCAGGATGTGGAAAGAGACATGCTGGACAGAGTACCCGGTCTGGAATTTGATGGCTGGGGCTCACTGACCATTGATGACCAAATGATGACCGGCTGTGCGGGTATTTTTGCCGGTGGTGATATGGTGCCGTCTGATCGTACTGCCACCATTGCGGTGGGGCACGGCAAGAAAGCTGCCCACTTTATGGATAGCTGGCTGACCGGTAAAAAAGTGAATGAGATCACCGTAAAACACCTGGTGGACTTTGACGGATTGCATCTCTGGTACCGTACCCAGGCCGATCGTCAGCATGAGCATGCGCTCAGTGTGGCGCAGCGTAATGACTTCAGTGAAGTGGTTCATGGTCTCAGTGAGGCCCAGGTTCGTTTCGAGGCCAGTCGCTGTTTCTCCTGCGGTAACTGTTTTGAGTGTGATGGCTGTTTCGGGGCCTGCCCGGAAGGTGCCATTACCAAGCTGGGTAAAGGTGAGGGCTACCAGGTTAACCATGAACTCTGTACCGGCTGCCTGGCCTGCTACCGTCAGTGCCCATGTCATGCTATCGAGATGCAGGCCGTGCATCAAAACGTCTCACTGCCCGCCATGGCGGCTCAAATGGAGGTACGGTAA